In Candidatus Aminicenantes bacterium, one DNA window encodes the following:
- the mutM gene encoding bifunctional DNA-formamidopyrimidine glycosylase/DNA-(apurinic or apyrimidinic site) lyase: protein MPELPEVESVARSLRRRVLGLRIASVEAFPPQGKAGRAAGTGWGGGRAARAASAVPLTELAGKTIDKVGRRGKVLILECGGLALLFHLKMTGRFLWSRPGRPRGRHVHLVLHFRRPARELHFEDVRKFGLVRCRPLAGLAACPELCTLGPEPFDVTAGEFAARLKARRGRMKSVLLDQSFLAGIGNIYADEALFEAGVHPLAAASRLSRPRADRLGAAVRDVLARAIAAGGSSIRDYRNADGELGSFQDEHKVYGRAGEPCPRCGGPIRRAVIGGRSSHYCPRCQKK from the coding sequence ATGCCCGAGCTGCCCGAAGTCGAATCGGTCGCCCGCAGCCTTCGGCGCCGCGTCCTGGGCCTTCGCATCGCTTCGGTGGAGGCGTTTCCGCCCCAAGGCAAGGCCGGCCGGGCCGCGGGGACCGGCTGGGGCGGGGGCCGCGCGGCCCGCGCCGCGTCGGCTGTTCCCCTGACCGAGCTGGCCGGCAAGACGATCGACAAGGTCGGCCGGAGGGGCAAGGTGCTTATCCTCGAGTGCGGCGGCCTGGCCCTCCTATTCCATTTGAAGATGACCGGTCGTTTCCTCTGGAGCCGTCCCGGGCGGCCGCGCGGCCGCCATGTCCACCTGGTTCTCCATTTCCGGCGCCCCGCCCGGGAGCTCCATTTCGAAGATGTCCGCAAATTCGGTCTTGTCCGCTGCCGACCGCTCGCGGGATTGGCGGCCTGTCCCGAGCTCTGCACCCTCGGCCCCGAGCCCTTCGATGTTACCGCCGGCGAGTTCGCCGCTCGGCTCAAGGCCCGGCGCGGCCGGATGAAAAGCGTCCTCCTTGATCAATCTTTCCTGGCGGGCATCGGCAACATCTATGCCGACGAGGCGCTGTTCGAGGCGGGCGTTCATCCGCTGGCCGCGGCCTCGCGCCTGTCCCGCCCCCGGGCCGACCGGTTGGGGGCGGCTGTGCGGGACGTCCTGGCCAGGGCCATCGCCGCGGGCGGTTCCTCGATCCGGGATTATCGCAACGCCGACGGCGAGCTGGGTTCGTTTCAGGACGAACACAAGGTCTACGGCCGGGCCGGCGAGCC